From one bacterium genomic stretch:
- a CDS encoding transglycosylase domain-containing protein, whose amino-acid sequence MTAILARRRAVLGLVPVALAVALVAVSCTYQTRDLRVSLPTTAQSSFIYDGDGRLITTFRGEQHRRNLETIDEVPRILQDAVVAIEDERFWQHQGVDVRALLRAARSNISVDGVLQGGSTITQQYVGRAFLDRTEITASRKISEIALALQLERAYSKEFILLQYLNTVNFGEGAYGVLTAAREYFDKDLDELTLAEAALLAGLIQAPSARNPYENRESAVQRREAVLERMLANDWISEREFEQARTEPLRLAPRVATLEETYEYGYFVEEVRQWILTDPRFGPTPDERVRLLFEGGLHIHTTLRPDVQHAAESALTTILPWEGGPSAAIVVIRNDTGHVEAMVGGRDFFGDTASARFNLATQGGRQAGSGFKPFVLAAALEQGIQMSALYPAPSEIELPIPGLEETWEVSNFSATGAGGLMTLREALVRSINTVYAQLMEDVTPEAGVAMAQRLGVASPLQPVLAAVLGSEDVTVLDMAAAYSTFARRGIYIPPTMVTRVSGLDGTVLYEHEPNSTRVLDSRIADEMTDLMTEVVAAGTGSRAAVEGRQVAGKTGTAENFVDAGFTGYTPQYTTAVWVGFPDAQIPMEPPTTERDVTGGSYPAEIFQLVMAAVHEGLRAESFPASVPTTTTTQYPPVVEVPSVIDLPLEEATDAIEEAYLDVRVSEVVRDDVAPGTVVNQIPRATELASGASAVIIEVAVEPPEPDPADLEAVELPEETDGGPGAQDGEELEAEGGGGQPGDDGQSDGGGTGQAGGGR is encoded by the coding sequence GTGACTGCCATTCTCGCACGCCGCCGCGCCGTCCTGGGGCTGGTTCCGGTGGCCCTCGCCGTGGCCCTGGTCGCCGTGTCGTGCACCTACCAGACCCGCGACCTGCGGGTGTCGCTTCCCACCACGGCGCAGTCCTCGTTCATCTACGACGGCGACGGCCGGCTCATCACCACGTTCCGTGGCGAGCAGCACCGGCGGAACCTGGAGACCATCGACGAGGTGCCGCGGATCCTGCAGGACGCCGTGGTGGCCATCGAGGACGAGCGGTTCTGGCAGCACCAGGGAGTGGACGTGCGGGCCCTGCTGCGGGCGGCTCGCTCGAACATCTCCGTCGACGGGGTGCTCCAGGGTGGCTCCACGATCACCCAGCAGTACGTGGGGCGGGCCTTCCTGGATCGCACCGAGATCACTGCCAGCCGCAAGATCTCCGAGATCGCCCTGGCGCTGCAGTTGGAGCGCGCCTACTCCAAGGAATTCATCCTCCTGCAGTACCTCAACACGGTGAACTTCGGCGAGGGCGCCTACGGCGTGCTGACCGCCGCCCGGGAGTACTTCGACAAGGATCTCGACGAGCTGACCTTGGCCGAGGCCGCGCTGCTGGCCGGACTCATCCAGGCGCCTTCGGCCCGCAACCCCTACGAGAACAGGGAGTCGGCCGTCCAACGCCGCGAGGCGGTGCTGGAGCGGATGCTCGCCAACGACTGGATCAGCGAGCGGGAGTTCGAGCAGGCGCGCACCGAGCCGCTGCGGCTGGCGCCCCGGGTTGCGACCCTCGAGGAGACCTACGAGTACGGGTATTTCGTGGAGGAGGTGAGGCAGTGGATCCTCACCGATCCCCGCTTCGGCCCCACGCCTGACGAGCGGGTGCGGTTGCTGTTCGAAGGGGGCCTGCACATCCACACCACGCTGCGGCCCGACGTGCAGCACGCCGCCGAGAGCGCCTTGACGACGATCCTGCCGTGGGAGGGCGGCCCGTCGGCGGCGATCGTGGTCATCCGCAACGACACCGGGCACGTGGAGGCCATGGTCGGCGGGCGGGACTTCTTCGGCGACACTGCGTCCGCCCGGTTCAACCTGGCCACCCAGGGCGGCCGCCAGGCAGGCTCGGGGTTCAAGCCGTTCGTGCTGGCCGCCGCCTTGGAGCAGGGAATCCAGATGAGCGCCCTGTACCCGGCCCCCAGCGAGATCGAACTGCCGATCCCCGGCCTGGAGGAGACCTGGGAGGTGTCCAACTTCTCCGCGACCGGCGCCGGCGGGCTGATGACGCTGCGCGAGGCGCTGGTGCGGTCGATCAACACGGTCTACGCCCAGCTCATGGAGGACGTAACGCCGGAGGCCGGCGTCGCCATGGCGCAGCGACTGGGGGTGGCCTCACCGCTGCAGCCCGTGCTGGCCGCTGTGCTGGGCAGCGAGGACGTGACGGTGCTGGACATGGCCGCGGCCTACTCCACGTTCGCCCGGCGGGGGATCTACATTCCCCCCACGATGGTGACCCGCGTGAGTGGCCTGGACGGCACCGTGCTGTACGAGCACGAGCCCAACTCCACGCGGGTGCTGGACAGCCGGATCGCCGATGAGATGACCGACCTGATGACAGAGGTCGTGGCGGCGGGGACCGGCAGCCGGGCCGCCGTGGAGGGCCGGCAGGTGGCCGGCAAGACGGGCACGGCGGAGAACTTCGTGGACGCCGGGTTCACCGGCTACACGCCGCAATACACCACCGCGGTGTGGGTGGGTTTCCCGGATGCGCAGATCCCCATGGAGCCGCCCACGACCGAACGCGACGTGACCGGTGGCTCGTATCCCGCGGAGATCTTCCAGCTGGTGATGGCCGCCGTCCACGAGGGCCTGCGGGCGGAGTCCTTCCCCGCCAGCGTGCCGACGACGACCACCACGCAGTACCCGCCGGTGGTGGAGGTGCCGTCGGTGATCGACCTGCCGCTGGAGGAGGCCACCGACGCCATCGAGGAGGCCTACCTCGACGTGCGGGTGTCGGAGGTCGTGCGGGACGACGTGGCACCCGGCACCGTCGTGAACCAGATTCCCCGCGCCACGGAGTTGGCCAGCGGCGCCAGCGCGGTGATCATCGAGGTGGCGGTGGAGCCGCCCGAACCCGACCCGGCGGACCTCGAGGCGGTCGAGTTGCCGGAGGAGACGGACGGCGGCCCCGGTGCGCAGGACGG